The Ancylobacter sp. SL191 nucleotide sequence GCGCGCCGCCCGCAATGCGCTGAAGGCCGGCGCGCCGATCCTGTGCGATGCGGAGATGGTCGCCCATGGCGTCACCCGCGCGCGGCTGCCGGCGCAGAACCGGGTGATCTGCACGCTGCATGATCCGCAGGTTCACGACCTCGCCGCACGCCTCGGCACCACCCGCTCGGCGGCGGCGATGGAGCTGTGGCGCGACCATATGGACGGCGCCGTCATCGCCATCGGCAACGCGCCGACCGCGCTGTTTCGCCTGCTGGAGATGCTGGATGCCGGCGCGCCGAAGCCCGCCGCCATTCTCGGCATTCCCGTCGGCTTTGTCGGCGCGGCGGAATCGAAGGACGCGCTGGCCGCCGGCGATCACGGCATCCCGTGGCTGGTGGTGCGCGGGCGGCTCGGGGGCAGCGCCATGACGGCGGCGGCGGTGAACGCGCTGGCGAGGCCGGGCCTATGAGCGCGCCTGTTTCCGGCCGGCTGATCGGCGTCGGTGTCGGGCCGGGCGATCCCGAGCTGATGACGCTGAAGGCCGTGCGCGCCCTCGGCGAGGCCGATGTCGTCGCCTATTTCGCCAAGCTCGGCAATGCGAGCCATGCCCGCGCCATCGCCCACCCGCATTTCCGCGCGGGAGCGGTGGAACTGGCGCTCGGCTATCCCGTGACCACGGAGATGCCGAAGGACGAGGCGCCCTATAAATCCGCCATTACCGGCTTCTACGACGCCTCGGCGCAGGCGGTGGCGGCGCATCTCGATGCCGGCCGCACGGTCGCCGTGCTCTCCGAGGGCGACCCGATGTTCTACGGCTCCTACATGCATCTGCATGTGCGCCTCGCCGATCGCTACGACACGCAGGTGATCGCCGGCGTCACCGGCATGTCCGGCTGCTGGTCGCAGGCCGGCGCGCCCATCGCGCAGGGCGACGACGTGCTGAGCGTGCTGCCGGGCACGCTGCCGGAGGCGGAGCTGGCGCGGCGTCTGGCGGAAGCCGATGCCGCCGTCATCATGAAGGTCGGCCGTAATCTGCCGAAGATCCGCCGCGCGCTCGCGGCCGCCGGCAAGCTGGAACGCGCCGTCTATGTCGAGCGCGGCACGATGACGGATACCCACACTATGCCGCTGGCCGCGCGCGACGAGAGCCCGGCGCCCTATTTCGCCATCGTGCTGGTGCCCGGCTGGAGCGGGCGGGCATGACGACGGGTGAGTGCCGGGGAAAGCTGAGCGTTATTGGTATCGGGCCGGGCGAGGCGCGCTTTCTCACCCCGGAAGCCGCCGCCGCGCTCCATGAGGCGGACGCGCTCTACGGCTACATCCCCTATCTCGACCGCGTGCCGGTGCGCGATGGCCAGACCCGCCACGCCTCCGACAACCGCGAGGAACTCGCCCGCGCCGGGGCGGCGCTCGTCCATGCGGCGGCCGGGGCCAAGGTGGCGATGGTGTCGGGCGGCGATCCCGGCGTCTTCGCCATGGCCGCCGCCGTGATCGAGGCGATCGAGGCGGGCCCGGCGGAGTGGCGGGCGCTGGAACTAAATATCGTGCCGGGCATCACCGCGATGCTGGCGGTGGCGGCAAAGGCCGGGGCGCCGCTCGGCCATGATTTCTGCGCCATCTCGCTGTCGGACAATCTCAAGCCTTGGGAGATGATCGAGCGACGGCTGCGCCTCGCCGCGCAGGCGGGCTTCGTGATGGCGTTCTACAACCCGGTGTCCAAGGCGCGCCCGCACCAGCTCGACACCGCCTTCGACATTCTGCGCGAGGAACTGCCCGCCAGCGTGCCGGTGATCTTCGGCCGCGCGGTGGGGCGGGCGGATGAGCGCCTTGCCGTGGTGACGCTGAGCGCGGCGCGCGGCGACATGGCGGATATGGCGACCTGCATCCTTGTCGGCTCGCCGGAGACGCGGATCGTCGAGCGGGCGGGCCTGCCGGGGCTGGTCTACACGCCGCGTCGCAGCGGAGGGCGCTGATGGGCGAGGCGCTCCAACCAGACGATCACCTCCGCCACGCTGCCGACCGTCTCGACCTTTGGGCGCGGCGGGCGCTGGACCATGACGACCTCAATGCCCAACTCCCGCGCCGCAGCGATCTTGCCATAGGTCGCCGGCCCGCCGCTGTTCTTGGACAGCACGGCGTCGATGCGGTTTGTGATGAGCAGGGTGCGTTCGTCCTCATGGGGGAACGGCCCGCGCGCGGTAATGTAGCGGGCATCCGGCACCGCAAGCGGCGGCTCGACCGGGTCGATGCTGCGGACGAGATAATGGTGCTGCGGGGCGGCTTCCAGCGCGCGCACCTCATTGCGGCCGAGCGCGACCAGCACCTGGCGCGGCGTCACCCCAAGGCGGGCGACGGCCTCGGGAATGTCCGCCGCCGGCGTCCAGCGGTCGCCCGGCATCTGCTCCCAGCATGGGCGAGCGAGGGCGAGGAGCGGCACGCTTGCCCGTTCGGCCGCACGGGCGGCATTGGCCGAGATTATCGCGGCGAAGGGGTGGGTGGCGTCGATCAGGGCGTCAATGCGCGCCTCGCGCAGATGCGCCGCGAGCCCGTCCGCGCCGCCGAACCCGCCGGATCGCACGGCGCCGGGCAGATCGAGCGGGTTGCGCGTGCGGCCGGCAAGCGACAGGCTGAGGGTGAATTCCGGGCGCCCGGCGAGCACGGTGGCGAGGTCGCGCGCCTCGCCGGTGCCGCCGAGGATCAGCACGCGCAACGGTTCGGACCGGGATGGGGATGGGGCGATCATGACGCAGCTTGAGACCTTCGGGGCCGGCTCCTCGGGCGCGGCGCGCGGCGACGATGCGCAGGAGACGCGCTGGTTGTCCATCGTCGGCCTCGGCGAGGACGGGCTGGATGGCCTCTCGCCGCTGGCGCGGGCGCTGATCGGGGAGGCCGAGTTCGTGTTCGGCGGCGCGCGCCATCTCGATCTCGCCGGCGCCGCCTTGGCGGGCGAGGCGCGGGCCTGGCCGAGCCCGTTCGAGCAGGGGGTCGAACAGGTGGTGGCGCTGCGCGGGCGAAAGGTCTGCGTGCTCGCCTCGGGCGACCCCTTCCTGCATGGCGTCGGCGCGGTGCTGGCCCGGCATGTCCCACGCCACGAGATGCGCACGCTGCCGGCGCCCTCCGCCTTCAGCCTCGCCGCCGCCCGGCTCGGCTGGCCGCTGGCGGATACCACCTGCCTCACCGTGCATGGCCGCTCGCTCGATCTGGTGCGGGCGCATCTGCATCCCGGCCGGCGGCTCCTGGTGCTCACCTCCGATGGCGCCGGGCCGGGCGAGATTGCTGCCTTGCTCGCTGCTACCGGCTTTGGCGGTTCGCGGCTGCATGTGCTGGAGGCGCTGGGCGGACCGCGCGAGCGGGTGCGTGCCGCCCAAGCCGAGGCGTTCGATCTCGGCGAGGTCGATCCGCTCAACCTCGTCGGCATCGAGGTGGAGGCCGGCAAGGGCGCGCGCGTCATTCCCCGCGCGCCGGGGCTGCCGGACGCCTATTTCGAGAATGACGGCCAGCTCACCAAGCGGGCAATCCGCGCGGTGACGCTGTCGGCTCTTGCGCCGCGCCGGGGCGAGGTGCTGTGGGATATCGGCGCCGGCTCGGGCTCGATCGGCATCGAATGGATGCTGGCCGACCCGTCGCTGCGCGCCATCGCCATTGAGGAGCGCCCCGAACGGGCGGCGCGGGTGCGGCGCAACGCGGCCGCGCTTGGGGTTCCCGGTCTGGAAGTGATTGAGGGGGCCGCTCCCGCCGCACTGGAGGGCCTGCCGCCGCCCGACGCCATTTTTGTCGGCGGCGGCGCCGGGGATCGCGGCGTGCTGGAGACGGCGCTGATCGCCCTGCGCTGCGGCGGGCGGCTGGTGGTGAATTCGGTGACGCTGGAGACCGAGGCGCTGCTGATCGCCGAACACGCGGTGCGCGGCGGCGAATTGATGCGCCTCGCCGTCTCCCGCGCCGAGCCGGTGGGCGGGCTGACCGGCTGGCGCGCGGCGATGCCGGTGATGCAGTGGAGCTGGGTCAAGCCGTGAGGATGCGCGCATGATCGTGGCCGGCGTCGGCAGCCGTCGCGGCGTGACGGCCGAGGAAGTGTGCGCCGCCGTGCGTGGCGCGATGGAGCGCCATGACGTGAAGCTGTGCGACATCGCGCTCATGGCCACCCCGGCGCTGAAGGGCGGCGAGGCCGGCATCATGAAGGCCGCGCTCGACATGGGGCTTCTGCTGGTGATGGTGCCGCAGTCGCAGCTGGAGGCCGCCGGCAAGCGCGTGCTGACCCATTCCGAGCGCGTGGTGGCGCTGATGGGCGTGCCCTCGGTGGCGGAGGCGGCCGCGCTCGCCGTGGCCGGGCGGCGCTCGACGCTGATCGGCCCGCGCTTCGTGCTCGGCGCCGTCACCTGCGCGCTGGCGCGCGAGGCGGAAAAGGGCGTGCCCGCCGCAGAGCCGAGGGAGGCGGAAACGCCGTGACCGTGCATTTCATCGGCGCCGGCCCCGGCGCGGCGGACCTGATGACCCTGCGCGGGCGCGATCTCATCGCCCGCTGCCCGGTGTGCCTCTATGCCGGCTCCATCGTGCCGCCGGAGGTGCTCGGCTGGTGCCCGCCGGGTGCCCGCATCGTCGATACGGCGCCGCTGTCGCTGGACGAGATCGAAGCCGAGTTCCTCGCGGCGACGGCGGCGGGGCAGGATGTGGCGCGCCTGCAATCGGGCGACCTGTCGATCTATTCGGCGGTGGCCGAACAGATCCGCCGGCTGGAGCGAGCGGGCATTGCCTATACGCTGACGCCCGGCGTGCCGGCCTTCGCCGCAGTCAGCGCGGTGCTCGGGCGTGAGCTGACCGTGCCCGGCGTGGCGCAGAGCCTCGTCATTACCCGCGTGTCCGGCCGCGCCTCGGCCATGCCGGAGGGCGAGAGGCTCGCCGCCTTCGGCGCGACGGGGGCGACGCTCGCCATCCACCTCGCCATTCACGCGCTCGATCAGGTGGTGGCGGAGCTGACGCCGCTCTATGGCGCGGATTGTCCCGTCGCCGTGGTGGTGGAGGCGACACGCCCCACCGAGCGGGTGATCGCCGGCACGCTGGCTGATATTCGCGAGCGTGTGGCGACCGAACCGGTGGAGCGTACCGCGCTCATCATGGTCGGCCGAGCGCTGGCGGCGGAGGCGTTCCGCGAAAGCGCGCTCTATGACGCCACCTATCAGCGCCGTTTCCGGGGGCGGGAATGAGGATGCACCGCATGGTCGTCATCCCCGGGCTTGGCCCGGGGATCCACGACGTCGCCGTTGCCCGCGCGCACAGAAAAGTCGTGGATGGCTGGACCAAACCCGGCCATGACGGTGCTCGGGTTGCCGCTCCCCGGGGAGCCGCCGCATGACCGCGCGAGGCTTTATCATCGCTGCGCCCCGCTCCGGCTCGGGCAAGACCACGGTGACGCTCGGTCTCATCACCGCGCTGGCGCGGCGGGGATTTCGCGTGCGGGCGGCGAAGTCGGGGCCGGACTATATCGACCCAGCCTTCCACGCGGCGGCGAGCGGCGCGCCGGGGCTCAATCTCGACAGCTTCGCCATGTCGCCCGCGCTCATCGCCGCGCTGGCTGGCGAAGCGGCGGGGGCAGCCGATCTGCTGGTCATCGAGGCGTCGATGGGCCTGTTCGACGGCATTGTCGGCGAGGCCGGGCGTACCGGGGCGGCGGCGGACCTCGCGGCCTGGCTCGGCCTGCCGGTGGTGCTCGTGATGGACATTTCCGGCCAGTCGCAATCGGCGGCGGCGGTGGCGCGCGGCTTTGCCCTGCACGATCCCGCGGTGCGGATCGCCGGCGTCATCCTCAACAAGGTGGCGAGCGAACGGCACCGCGTGCAGGCGAGCGACGCCATTGCCGCGACCGGCCTTGCCGTGCTCGGCGCCCTGCCGCGCGACGCGGCGATGGGACTGCCGGAGCGGCACCTGGGTCTTGTACAGGCGGTGGAGCATGAGGGGCTCGAGGCCCATCTCGACCGGCTGGCGGCGGCGGCGGAGGCGCATGTCGATCTCGACGCGCTGGTGGCGCTGGCCGTGACGCCCGCTCTTGCCGACCTCACCCATAATTCCCCGGCGGTGCCGCCGCCCGGCCAGCGCATCGCGCTCGCGCGGGACGTCGCCTTCTCCTTCGCCTATGAGCATCTGGTCGCCGGCTGGCGCGGCGCCGGGGCGGAGATCCTGCCCTTCTCGCCGCTCGCCGACGAGGCGCCGGACGAAAGTTGCGACGCGGTGTGGCTACCCGGCGGCTACCCGGAGCTGCATTCCGGGCGCCTCGCCGGTGCGACGCGATTCCTTGAGGGGGTGCGCGCGGTCGCGAAGGACAGGCCGGTGCATGGCGAGTGCGGGGGCTTCATGGTGCTGGGCGAGGCGCTGGAGGATGCCGAGGGCGGGGTTCACCCGATGCTCGGCCTGCTCGGCCACGCCACCAGCTTTGCCAAGCGCCGGCTCAATCTCGGCTACCGCCGCGCGGTGACACGCGCGCCCTCCGCGCTCGGTCCCGCCGGCACGGCATTTCGCGGGCACGAGTTCCATTATGCCAGCGTCACACAGCCGGGCGACGATGCGGCGCTGGTTGATCTGGCGGATGGTCAGGGTAAACCGCTCGGGCCCGGCGGCAGCCGGCGCGGGCGGGTATCGGGCACCTTCTTCCATGTCATCGCCACGGAGTGAGCCATGAATCTGTTTCGCCGCCTGATCGTCCTCCTCGCCGGCCTGATGGGCGCGGCGGGCGTGGCCGCGGCTGCGGCCGGGGCTCACATGAACCCCGATCCGAACCTCGCCACGGCCGCCAACTTCCTCATGCTGGGTGCCGCAGGGGCGGTCGGTGTGGTCGCTCTGGCGGCAGCGCGCGGCCCGCGCTTTGCCATCGCCGATGCGGGGGCGGGGCTGGTCGCTCTCGGGACGCTGCTGTTCGGCAGTGCGCTGGCGGTGCGAGCGCTCTGGAATATCGCGATTTTTCCTATGGCTGCCCCCACTGGCGGGACTATGCTGATCGCCGGATGGGTCGTCGTTGCCCTGGCTGCTTTCCAGCGTGGTGATCGCGCCGGTTGAGTTGGCCAAAAGGTTGCATGAAGTCGGGCGGCCCCGCGTGCTGGTTCAGCCGGGCGCGGAAGGCCGGAATGGGAGCATAAGCTCGATGTCAGTTGAGGCCGAAGACAAGATGCTGGAGAAGCCGGAGACCCCCGCCCGCCCGCTGGCGCCTGCCGCGAGCGACGACGTCGCCAAGTTCCGCGCCGCGGTGATCTCCAAGCTCACCTATGCGGTGGGCAAGAATCCGGCGGCGGCGAGCGACCGCGACTGGTTCCTCGCCACGGCCTTCGCCACGCGCGACCGCATCGTCGACCGCTGGATCACCTCCACGCGCCAGACCTATTCGGAGGGGCGCAAGCGGGTCTATTACCTCTCGCTGGAATTCCTCATCGGCCGGCTGCTGTTCGACGCGCTGACCAATCTGGAGCTGCTCGACACGGTGCGCGCCGCGCTGGGCGATCTCGGCGTCGATCTCGACCGGCTGCGGCAGGTGGAGCCGGACGCGGCGCTCGGCAATGGCGGCCTCGGCCGTCTCGCCGCCTGCTTCATGGACAGCATGGCGACGCTCTCCATCGCCGCCTATGGCTATGGCATCCGCTATGAGAACGGCCTGTTCCGCCAGATGATCAAGAATGGCTGGCAGCAGGAATATCCCGAGGACTGGCTGTCCTTCGGCAACCCCTGGGAGTTCGAGCGGCCGGAGGTCTATTACGACATCGGCTTCGGCGGCTCGGTCGAGGCGGTGGCGGTCGGCAATGACCGCAAGAAGCAGATCTGGCACCCGGCCGAGACGGTCGAGGCGGTCGCCTATGACACGCCGATCGTCGGCTGGCGCGGCAAGCATGTGAACACGCTGCGCCTGTGGTCCGCCCGCGCGGCCGACCCGCTGCGGCTCGACGCCTTCAACCAGGGCGACCATGTCGGTGCGCTGGTGAACCAGGTGAAGGCGGAAGCCATCTCCAAGGTGCTCTACCCCTCCGACGCCACGCCGGCCGGCCAGGAGCTGCGGCTGCGGCAGGAATATTTCTTCACCGCCGCCTCGCTGCACGACCTGATCCGCCGCCATGTCGACAGCTTCGGCGATGTGCGCTCGCTGCCCGACAAGGTGTCGATCCAGCTCAACGATACCCACCCGGCCATCGCGGTGGCCGAGCTGATGCGCGTGCTGGTGGACGAGCACGACATCGCCTGGGACGAAGCCTTCGACATCACCA carries:
- a CDS encoding cobalamin biosynthesis protein; the encoded protein is MIVAGVGSRRGVTAEEVCAAVRGAMERHDVKLCDIALMATPALKGGEAGIMKAALDMGLLLVMVPQSQLEAAGKRVLTHSERVVALMGVPSVAEAAALAVAGRRSTLIGPRFVLGAVTCALAREAEKGVPAAEPREAETP
- the cbiE gene encoding precorrin-6y C5,15-methyltransferase (decarboxylating) subunit CbiE translates to MTQLETFGAGSSGAARGDDAQETRWLSIVGLGEDGLDGLSPLARALIGEAEFVFGGARHLDLAGAALAGEARAWPSPFEQGVEQVVALRGRKVCVLASGDPFLHGVGAVLARHVPRHEMRTLPAPSAFSLAAARLGWPLADTTCLTVHGRSLDLVRAHLHPGRRLLVLTSDGAGPGEIAALLAATGFGGSRLHVLEALGGPRERVRAAQAEAFDLGEVDPLNLVGIEVEAGKGARVIPRAPGLPDAYFENDGQLTKRAIRAVTLSALAPRRGEVLWDIGAGSGSIGIEWMLADPSLRAIAIEERPERAARVRRNAAALGVPGLEVIEGAAPAALEGLPPPDAIFVGGGAGDRGVLETALIALRCGGRLVVNSVTLETEALLIAEHAVRGGELMRLAVSRAEPVGGLTGWRAAMPVMQWSWVKP
- a CDS encoding precorrin-3B C(17)-methyltransferase, whose amino-acid sequence is MTTGECRGKLSVIGIGPGEARFLTPEAAAALHEADALYGYIPYLDRVPVRDGQTRHASDNREELARAGAALVHAAAGAKVAMVSGGDPGVFAMAAAVIEAIEAGPAEWRALELNIVPGITAMLAVAAKAGAPLGHDFCAISLSDNLKPWEMIERRLRLAAQAGFVMAFYNPVSKARPHQLDTAFDILREELPASVPVIFGRAVGRADERLAVVTLSAARGDMADMATCILVGSPETRIVERAGLPGLVYTPRRSGGR
- a CDS encoding cobyrinate a,c-diamide synthase; translation: MTARGFIIAAPRSGSGKTTVTLGLITALARRGFRVRAAKSGPDYIDPAFHAAASGAPGLNLDSFAMSPALIAALAGEAAGAADLLVIEASMGLFDGIVGEAGRTGAAADLAAWLGLPVVLVMDISGQSQSAAAVARGFALHDPAVRIAGVILNKVASERHRVQASDAIAATGLAVLGALPRDAAMGLPERHLGLVQAVEHEGLEAHLDRLAAAAEAHVDLDALVALAVTPALADLTHNSPAVPPPGQRIALARDVAFSFAYEHLVAGWRGAGAEILPFSPLADEAPDESCDAVWLPGGYPELHSGRLAGATRFLEGVRAVAKDRPVHGECGGFMVLGEALEDAEGGVHPMLGLLGHATSFAKRRLNLGYRRAVTRAPSALGPAGTAFRGHEFHYASVTQPGDDAALVDLADGQGKPLGPGGSRRGRVSGTFFHVIATE
- the cobM gene encoding precorrin-4 C(11)-methyltransferase, whose amino-acid sequence is MTVHFIGAGPGAADLMTLRGRDLIARCPVCLYAGSIVPPEVLGWCPPGARIVDTAPLSLDEIEAEFLAATAAGQDVARLQSGDLSIYSAVAEQIRRLERAGIAYTLTPGVPAFAAVSAVLGRELTVPGVAQSLVITRVSGRASAMPEGERLAAFGATGATLAIHLAIHALDQVVAELTPLYGADCPVAVVVEATRPTERVIAGTLADIRERVATEPVERTALIMVGRALAAEAFRESALYDATYQRRFRGRE
- a CDS encoding DUF423 domain-containing protein; this encodes MNLFRRLIVLLAGLMGAAGVAAAAAGAHMNPDPNLATAANFLMLGAAGAVGVVALAAARGPRFAIADAGAGLVALGTLLFGSALAVRALWNIAIFPMAAPTGGTMLIAGWVVVALAAFQRGDRAG
- a CDS encoding precorrin-8X methylmutase is translated as MSIPYDYVRDGTAIYERSFAIIREEAELGRFTPEEADVAVRMIHACGLVEAAFAIDFAPDLVRAARNALKAGAPILCDAEMVAHGVTRARLPAQNRVICTLHDPQVHDLAARLGTTRSAAAMELWRDHMDGAVIAIGNAPTALFRLLEMLDAGAPKPAAILGIPVGFVGAAESKDALAAGDHGIPWLVVRGRLGGSAMTAAAVNALARPGL
- a CDS encoding cobalt-precorrin-6A reductase, coding for MIAPSPSRSEPLRVLILGGTGEARDLATVLAGRPEFTLSLSLAGRTRNPLDLPGAVRSGGFGGADGLAAHLREARIDALIDATHPFAAIISANAARAAERASVPLLALARPCWEQMPGDRWTPAADIPEAVARLGVTPRQVLVALGRNEVRALEAAPQHHYLVRSIDPVEPPLAVPDARYITARGPFPHEDERTLLITNRIDAVLSKNSGGPATYGKIAAARELGIEVVMVQRPPRPKVETVGSVAEVIVWLERLAHQRPPLRRGV
- a CDS encoding precorrin-2 C(20)-methyltransferase, whose translation is MSAPVSGRLIGVGVGPGDPELMTLKAVRALGEADVVAYFAKLGNASHARAIAHPHFRAGAVELALGYPVTTEMPKDEAPYKSAITGFYDASAQAVAAHLDAGRTVAVLSEGDPMFYGSYMHLHVRLADRYDTQVIAGVTGMSGCWSQAGAPIAQGDDVLSVLPGTLPEAELARRLAEADAAVIMKVGRNLPKIRRALAAAGKLERAVYVERGTMTDTHTMPLAARDESPAPYFAIVLVPGWSGRA